One Acanthochromis polyacanthus isolate Apoly-LR-REF ecotype Palm Island chromosome 6, KAUST_Apoly_ChrSc, whole genome shotgun sequence DNA segment encodes these proteins:
- the LOC110971346 gene encoding zinc finger protein 883-like isoform X5 → MSVRMRRLSLTISPMTRRQNSMVDHEDPEPLRIKDQQEELCTSWDQSNPEISQIKMEQEESCTSLDQLNPGLPQIKVEQDELCSSQEEELIGLKQETDTFEVTPADEESDHSEPKPNSDQLLFHISCVAESPDQEGSKDVDSGSTGCIEQKPRDQSNNSPSNDVDNAPTSARQCDNDKARKSVTCDVCGKAFRRKSDLIKHHRTHTGEKPYSCGTCGKSFSQRGSLTAHMRCHTGEKPYSCGTCEKSFSRQAHLIDHMRCHTGEKPYSCGICEKSFSRRAHLTKHMRCHTGEKPYACGTCGKRFADSSTHNRHMAVHKMGKPYSCGTCGKSFSQSGSLTAHMRCHTGEKPFSCGTCGNSFSRQDYLTTHMRCHTGEKPYVCNTCGKRFADSSTHRRHTAIHKKRKPYSCGTCGKSFIHRTSLTVHMRCHTGEKPFSCGTCGKSFNRSYRLKAHMRNHTTEKL, encoded by the coding sequence atgtctgtgagaatgagaagactgtcgttgaccatcagccccatgaccaggagacaaaactccatggtggaccatgaggacccagagcctctACGGATTAAAGAccagcaggaggaactctgcaccagttgggaccaatcaaacccagagatttctcaaattaaaatggaacaggaagaatcgtgcaccagtctggaccaattaaacccagggttaccacaaattaaagtggaacaggatgaactctgctccagtcaagaggaagagttaattggattgaaacaggagactgatacctttgaggtgactcctgctgatgaggaaagtgaccacagtgaaccaaaaccaaacagtgatcagctcctgtttcacatctcttgtgtagctgagagcccagatcaggaaggaagcAAGGATGTAGACTCAGGATCAACTGGATGTATCGAGCAGAAACCAAGAgatcagagtaacaacagtcccagtaatgatgtagacaatgctccaACGTCAGCgagacagtgtgataatgacaaggcaagaaaatctGTAACATGTgatgtctgtggaaaagcttttaggcGTAAGTCAgatttaatcaaacatcacagaacccacacaggtgagaagccgtattcttgtggaacctgtggaaaaagcttcagtcaacgggggtctttgactgcccacatgagatgtcacacaggtgagaagccatattcttgtggaacctgtgaaaaaagctttagtcgacAGGCCCATTTGATtgaccacatgagatgtcacacaggtgagaagccatattcttgtggaatctgtgaaaaaagctttagtcgacgGGCCCATTTGACTAaacacatgagatgtcacacaggtgagaagccatatgcatgtggaacctgtggaaaaagatttGCTGATTCATCAACACATAATAGgcacatggcagttcacaaaatgggaaagccatattcttgtggaacctgtggaaaaagcttcagtcaaagTGGCtctttgactgcccacatgagatgtcacacaggtgagaagccgtttTCTTGTGGCACATGTGGAAACAGCTTCAGTCGACAGGACTATTTGACTacccacatgagatgtcacacaggtgagaaaccgtatgtttgtaacacttgtggaaaaagatttGCTGATTCATCAACACATAGAAGGCACACGGCAAttcacaaaaagagaaagccatattcttgtggcacctgtggaaaaagcttcattCATCGGACCTCtttgactgtccacatgagatgtcacacaggtgagaagccgtttTCTTGTGGCacatgtggaaaaagcttcaaccGTAGTTATCGATTAAAAGCCCACATGAGAAACCACACAACTGAGAAGTTGTGA